One segment of Streptosporangium brasiliense DNA contains the following:
- a CDS encoding dihydrofolate reductase family protein, producing MSELLVDFITSLDGHASGEGWPGFWGLEGPEYLAWLGEQPEATYLMGANTYRLMSGFAAGEVPNGQDEFRPEEEASVDGLTQASKVVFSSSLKEPLTWANSTLVRDDAVEAVRAMKSSGSGLLSTIGSLSLSRSLLRAGLVDRFRVVMFPVITGATGEERIYDGYPDVALEMIEHRTFDGRIQLVEYKPRVLEHPPLGVPA from the coding sequence ATGTCGGAGCTTCTCGTCGACTTCATCACCTCCCTCGACGGCCACGCATCGGGAGAGGGATGGCCCGGGTTCTGGGGCCTCGAGGGCCCGGAGTACCTCGCATGGCTCGGCGAGCAGCCCGAGGCCACCTACCTGATGGGAGCGAACACCTACCGCCTGATGTCGGGCTTCGCCGCAGGCGAGGTCCCCAATGGTCAAGACGAGTTCAGGCCCGAAGAAGAGGCGTCCGTCGACGGGCTCACGCAAGCGTCCAAGGTGGTGTTCTCCTCCTCACTCAAGGAGCCACTGACGTGGGCCAATTCAACGCTCGTCCGCGACGACGCCGTCGAGGCGGTCCGCGCCATGAAGTCGAGCGGCTCAGGGCTCCTCAGCACGATCGGCAGCCTCAGCCTGTCCCGGTCCCTGCTACGAGCCGGACTCGTCGACCGCTTCCGGGTCGTGATGTTCCCGGTGATCACCGGGGCCACGGGCGAAGAACGCATCTACGACGGCTATCCGGACGTTGCCCTCGAGATGATCGAGCACCGCACCTTCGACGGCCGCATCCAGCTGGTCGAGTACAAGCCCCGCGTGCTCGAGCACCCGCCGCTCGGCGTCCCTGCGTGA
- a CDS encoding helix-turn-helix domain-containing protein: protein MPKLLYARPPADADEERQIRKPAGARHAPADWITRAQMIAFSWQGLRTSAIAARLGCHMQTVRERIERFNAEGLAGLGDRPGAGRKPRLTEVERGYVIALARSAPPGRPVRDGAGDLVADDESGPAQWTLDSLTAAARAQGIVIARSQVRRILLKEKVRWRHTRSWSESTDPQFTPKGPKSSASTPTRRPAPR from the coding sequence ATGCCGAAACTGCTGTACGCGCGTCCGCCGGCGGACGCCGACGAGGAGCGGCAGATCCGCAAACCGGCCGGGGCCCGCCATGCCCCGGCCGACTGGATCACGCGGGCGCAGATGATCGCCTTCAGCTGGCAGGGGCTGCGCACCAGTGCCATCGCGGCCAGGCTGGGCTGTCACATGCAGACCGTGCGCGAGCGGATCGAGCGCTTCAACGCCGAAGGCCTGGCCGGGCTCGGCGATCGGCCCGGGGCGGGCCGTAAACCTCGGCTCACCGAGGTCGAACGCGGGTATGTCATCGCCCTGGCGCGCTCGGCCCCGCCCGGACGACCGGTTCGCGACGGGGCCGGCGACCTGGTCGCCGACGACGAGAGCGGTCCCGCGCAGTGGACTCTGGACAGCCTGACCGCCGCCGCCCGCGCGCAGGGCATCGTCATCGCCCGTAGCCAGGTCCGCCGGATCCTGCTCAAAGAGAAGGTCCGCTGGCGGCACACCCGCTCCTGGAGCGAATCGACCGATCCGCAGTTCACCCCAAAAGGGCCGAAATCATCGGCCTCTACACCCACCCGCCGCCCGGCACCACGGTGA